In Polyangiaceae bacterium, the DNA window TGGGTCGCAACGATGATCCGTCCCGAATCCGGCACGGCTGCGTCGCGCCGCAAGAACGATTCAGCCCACTTCACCCGCTCTGCGCCGCGAAAGCGACTGTGTACGAGGCGCAGGTCCGGCGCGTCCGCCCGCCTCGTGCGCTTCTTGCCTTTGCCTTCGGATAGCCGTTTGTCCAACTCGTCAAACACGCCCGTGGCGGTGTCCACGCGGTTTACGACGACCAGCGACAGAGTCCCCGGGTTGTGACCGGCAAGCGCTGCCTCCGCGATCTCAGAAGGCGTGGTCACATCCGCGCGGCGAGCTAGGGTCTTCTTGACCTCCCACAAGCCGCCGCTCCGCGCGGCGGATGGGATCGCCACCATGTTCTCGGTGAGCTCGGGTACTCGCGCCGCAACATCAACGGTGCCAAGCCAGCTTGGCTGCAGCGTTGCGCTCATCCACCAGGTCGCCGTCGGGCGCGCGGTTCCGCGATGCGAAGCGGCGTCCGCCAATCTGAATGCCGCCAGCTGCCCGCTCGTGGCGAGCCCCACATCCATCAGCTGGATCTCGTCCAAGACCCACAGTGCGTCTTGGTGCAGCAGCCCAAAGTCCACCGGCCATCTGGCTCGTGGCGCGGCGTAGCCCCGGTTCAGCGCACGAGACAGCAGCATGTCTTGAGTGCCAACGAGGATTGCCGGGCGCTCGGGGGTTAGTGCCCACTCCCCCGCATCGCTTCCGCCCATCAGCACGTGGAGCCCGACCTGCTCCGCCGAGGCTTTGCTCAACCACTCCGAAATCGCCCGCTCGGTCTGCTCCACCAACACGCGCATTGGCAGGGTGAAGACCAAGCGTCGCGGCCAGGTCGAATCCTTCCGCTGCACTGCGTTATGGAGCCACGCGAGCACTACGCCCGCCGTCTTCCCGAAGCCCGTGGGCACGCGGAGCAAGCGGTCTTCCAGAGAGGCGGCTTCACCAAGCTCCGCCTGCCACGGGTGCGGGGCAAACCCCGAAACCGACTCAAACCATCGGGAATACTCAGACATGCGCCTCCAAACTGCCTAGGCCTGGGCCTACAGCCACTGGTCGCGTCTCCCAATGACCAGCGTGATGCTTCCTCCCCGCCATTCCCCTACCCATCACCGACTCCCCTGAACTTCCGCTTGTAGGCGGCCGGCGTGGTCAGCTCAATGCTGAATATCCGTTCCCAGCAATTCACCGGGAAACAGCGTACTCCCCACTTCCGACGATTCCTGTCGCATCCGGTCAGAGCGGCCGCACGCTCGCTGGCCACGGCAGCGGACCGCGGTGTAGGTAGTCTCGGCACACGCTCTCGATCTGGCACTGTCCGGGCCCGGGGCGGTTCGCGGCGGACAGCACTTCCAGCGCGAGATCGGCCATGTTCCGATCCAGAGCTATCTCCACCAGCATCTGGATGGTGGCCACACTCGCCGCACCCAGTGCATGGGCCAAGGGCACGAAGTCGTCGACACGCAGGTGGCGGCCAACGAAGGACGCCCAGTGATAGAGCAGCCTCCTCCGGGGTTCGGAGAACCCGTGGCGCTCGAGCTCGCCCAGGATTCGCCGAAACACCTCGGCAACATCCTCGCCGTCCGCCTCTGGCACGCCGTCGAACAGCTCCCAGGTAGACGCCGTGTCGTCCTCGTCCCACCACACTATGAGCTCGAGGACGTCCAGCAGGTACGGCTCCAGAGCGATCCCGGCCGTACGCCAAGGCACCTGGAAGTATTCGAGGTAGCCGGCTTCGCGCAGATACCCAGGTCCGTGGGAGAACCAACGCCACGGGAACTGCTCCGTCAGCTGGATGAGCGCATGCAGAGCTGCGCGGCGCACCGCCAGCTGCTCCGCGGGCGCGAGGCTGGCTGCGGCCCGGTCGACCTCACTCCAACGTGCGGCAAGCCGCCCGCCGCGCTCCGACCAGTCGAAAAGCCCCGGCCCATCCGGCTGCCCGCCGGGCACCAATGCCATGCGCATGTCGAAATGCGCTGGGGAAATCGGGAAAGCAGGCCAATGGCCGCGCAGCGCGCGCCGTCGAAAGACTGCACGAAGCGGATCCCCAGCCATTTCTTGGCGATTGTCCACGGCCTTCGCCGTGAAGGCAAGCCGCGAGGTTCCGCGGCGGACCGACAAGAAACCACCCCCATGTCGTCGGTCATTTCCCTGCGACAGCTCCGGTCGCACCTGGCGCGGGCGCCAGTGGAGACGGGCGCGGAGTCATGTACTCTCGGGTCGTGGATCCCTTTGACGGCACTCCCTACCGCGGCATCGGAGTCCTGGGCCAGGGCGGGATGGGCGAAGTGTGGGAGGTGGAGCACGAAGGCGTAGGCACCACCCTGGTGGCCAAAGTGCTGCTTGCACAGTTTGCAGGCGACCCAGGCGCTGTGGACCGGGTGCGCGTGGAGGCACAGGCTCTGGCCAAGCTCGACCACCCGAACATCGTGAAGGTGTCGGACTTCCGCCGCACCCAGGATGGCCGCCCGTTCTTCGTCATGGAACGCCTCGACGGGCGGACCGCAAGGGAAGCACTGCGCGCCGAAGGCGCCTTTCCTCCGCGCGAGGCCGTCGCCCTGATCCGTTCGGTGCTGTCTGCCCTGCAGGCCGCGCACGCACTCGGCCTCGTGCACCGCGACATCAAGCTCGACAACGTGTTCCTCCACCAGCCGCCCCGGGGCGACATCGTCGTCAAGGTGTTGGATTTCGGCGTCGCCAAGGTGTTGTCCGACAGAGGCCCGGCACCACCGGTGCTTCCCACCGCAGAGGGCGCCGTGGTGGGAACGCCGCGCTATCTGAGCCCGGAACAGGTCCGCGGTAAGAACGTGGATCATCGCGCGGACATCTATGGCACCGGCGTCCTGCTCTACACGCTCCTGTGTGGTCACGGACCATTCAACGACGTGAAGCGCCTGGAGGATCTCTACGAAGCACAGCTGACTCGGGTACCTGACCCTCCTTCCACCCGTGCGCCGAACAGCTTGCCGCCGGGGCTCGACGCGATCGTGCTCCGGGCCCTCGAGAAGAACCCCGACGCACGCTTTCAGTCCGCAAAGGACTTCGACGCAGCACTGTCTGCCGTGGAGAAGCGCTGGAAGGATCCGGTTGGGTTTCTTCCCACGGAGAAGAGCCCAGCCGAGTCCGCCGCGCGGAGCACGCGCACCGCAGAAGCCCCCATGGCTCCGCCGGAGGATCGCGTCACCCTGAGCTACGTGGCGTCCGCCATTGCGGCCGTGACGGCTTCTCTGGTCGGCTTCTGGCTCATCGGCGCACACACGCCGCTCGGCATCGCCGGCACACTAATGCTCAGCGTCGTTGCTGGTGGCGCATGCGCGATGGTCCTCGCGCGGAGATGACGCCCGGTTGCCGCCGCATCGAGCCCATGCCAGCGTGACGCACAGGTGGCGGGCATGGCTGGCGACGACGACATCCCGTTCGAGGTCGGCGACGAGATCGAAGGGCGCTACCGCGTGCTCCGGATCATCGGTTCCGGCAGCGCCGGCGTGGTGTACGAGGTCGAGCACCTGTTCACAGGAGGGCGCGCCGCGGTCAAGGCACTCAAGGAACTCGTCAGCGACCGCGCCGAGCGCATGCGGCAAGAGGCGCGCACCCTGGCGGACATCCATCACCCGAACGTAGTGCCCGTGACGGATGGTGGAGTAACCGCCAAGGGCGTCGTCTGGTTCGCAATGCCACTGCTCGAGGGCCGAACGCTGCGAGAGGAGGTCTGGCGCAAACGGGCGCTCGGCGTGGAACGTTCGCTGCGTATCGCGATCGACATTGGCCACGGGCTGACCGAAGTGCACGCCCGCGGGATCATTCACCGCGATCTCAAGCCGGAGAACGTCTTCCTGGTCGCCAAGGACGACTCCGTGCGCGTGCTGGATTTTGGTACCAGCAAGTTTCAGCGCGGCAACGTCAAGACGACGGATCGCTTCCGGATCATGGGCACCTACGCGTACATGAGTCCGGAACGCCTGCAGGCGGATCTCGTCGATCACCGCGCGGACATCTTCGCGCTGGGACACGTGCTGTACGAGATGCTCTCGGGCATGCACGCGCTCTCGGAGGGACCGGGACCTCTCGACTTCCCCGGCCTTCAAGAGCTGGGCCTGCGCCAGATCTACGCGCAACCGCCACCGCTTTCGGAGCGCTCGCCAGACACCCCGGCGTACGTCGCGCAGATCGTCTATCGCGCCCTCGCCAAGGATCGCAAGAAGCGCCAAGAGTCGATGGCGAGCATGACGACCGATCTCGAGCGCGCCATGCAGCGCTGGCAGAGCGAGCACCCGCAACGCAGCCCAAGTGCCGGCCACGTGCTGCAGCCAGCCCGCGGCGAGCCGGTCGTGCAGCGTGCAGCGCCCGCCCCCTCTCTGGACACCGAAAAGGTCTCTCCCCAAGAGCTCGGCGTGCTGCCGGACGCACAGCCGTCCACGCCGGCATCGACCGGCGCGCAGATGCGTGAGCTGGAGGCAGATCTCGCCCTTGGCGCGGCGCAGTTCTGCTCGCCGAGCGAGAAGGGCAGCGAAGTGCTGCGGACGCTCAGCGTCATGCTCCAGGACGAACGGGCCGACACCGAGCGCGTCGCCAACCTGCAAACGCTGCTGGTCGCCTCGGCGACCGTGCAGGAGGCCACGCGGAAGTCGCTGCGCATGCTGCTCGCGACACCGCCGGACAGTGAAGGGCTCGACACCGCGCGAGTGGCGCTCGGGCTACGGGAGCCGCCCGTCAAATCGGAGCAGCGCATGGTGCTCTTGGCCCAGGGGGCCGGCGCCTGCATCGAGCCCGAGGCGCGCCTGGACGCCGCCGCCAACGCGCTTACGGCGCTCGGGAGGGCTGCGGACGACGTCCGTGGCTTCGCCCTCGGGGTGCTCATCGCGTTTTCGCGGGCGACGCGACATCAGCAAGCGGCCGCCCGCGGGGCACTGATCGCGCTGTTGCTCGGTGGCCCGGAAGACACGGAGCTCGCCCACGCAGAGCTGGCGCGCCTGATGATCGACGTGGCCGACCAAGTACCGGTAGAGCCTTCCACGACGCTTCCAGAAGCTGGAGCTCGAGCATCGGCATCCTTGGGTCGGTCCGCCGCGAGCCCCGTCGCGGACGCCCCCACTTCCGCGACACCGAACACGATGTCGACACCCCGGACGCCATCGCGGCCCGCCGAACCGCCGCACCGCCGACCGAGTCTGTTCGTCGCCCTCGGCATCGCGGCGTTTTGTTCCAGCGCCGTCGCGCTCGTCACACTCGTCGCGAGGCCGGCGAGCACGCTGCGCCAGGAGGAACCCGCGCCGGAGATTCGCGGCAGCACGAACACGCCCGCGCCCATGCCGCCCCCGCGCGCCACCGCGGAGACCCCGTCTCCCATGCCGTCAGTAGCTCCCCCGTCGTCGGCGCCCGATCCAGAGCGCTCCGCACCGGAAGGTGGCGCGCCCAGCGCCACTTCCAGACCTCCGGCGCCCTCCGTTGCGGCCGTCGCTCCCGCGCCCGCTGCCGTCGCCACCGCCGCACGGCCGGGGACAGCATCGCCGCGCACAACAACCGCCGCGCCACGCCAGACTTCTCGTCCGCCTGCCACCTCCGCGCCGACCGCGGGTCTACCGCCCGCAAGCCCGATCAACCAATGACCCCGGCCGAAAAACGCAACGCACCGAAGGGCACGGCCCAATCCGGCCAGCCGGCAGCCCACAAGATCGCAAGCCAAGCGATTTTCGGCGCAACCCACTGTCGTGCCGGCCGAGCGGGCGAGGTTCATGGCGCCGCGGACACAGGGTTTGGAGCAAACGCTGAGCGTGCGTATAGCTCTCGGAAATCGGCGAACATTTGGCCGCTCCCGGCCGGCGCGCTACCACAACCGAACCCCGACCATGGAGCGCGCCGTGTCGAACCCTGAAGATCGGGACACCGTCCGAGAGTTGGGGAAGCCCAAGGACACTTTGCGGGGGTTGAACGAGGGTGCGCCTGGCGCAGACGAGCCCCCGCCCAGCTCGGGAGCGCGTTCGGTGGTGATCGTGCCAGGGCCGGCTTCGGAAAAGACGGCGCATCTCGGCAGCCCGGCCAAAGCGAACGCGCCCCAACCCGCCGCGGCACCCAAGAAGAACAGCGTGCCCCGCTTGCTCGCCGGGAACGTCACTCAGCCGCCCACGTGGCTGGCGCGCAAGGCCGAGGCACCGCAGGCGGACGCATCCGAGGCCGACGATGTGCAACCCGACGACGCCACAGAGCCGGACGAGCCGGTGCCCGCACTTCCGGTGCGTTCGTCGCGACGCGGCGCCATCATTGTGGCAGCGCTGGTCGCAGCTGTGGTCGTGGGTTGGTTCGTGATGCGCTCGCGCAAGGCGCCGGAGATAGAGCGCGCGCCCAACGCGGTCACCACTCCGGCAGCGACGCCGCTGGCACTGACGACGTCACACACCCAATCGAGTCAAACGGGATCGGCTGCATCCGCGCCAGCGCCGGGTACCGAAACGCCGCAACCCGCTTCGACGATTGCGACGGCGACGCCGACGCCGACGGCTCCCATCCCGCCAGCTCCTCGGACAAGCGTACCGGGCGCCGGTTCTGCAAAAGCGCCAGCATCGCCTGCAACGGTCCCGCCCGCGGCCAAGTCTTCCCAAGCACCCGATCCAAACCAGCTGTTGTTCCCGCCCGGCACCAATTGATCATGAAGCTCTCGACGAATCTGCTTCGAGCGACAGCGCTCGCGACACTGTTGACTGCCTGGCCAATCGCGGTGGTTGCGCAGCCCGAGCCAGCTAGCGAGGAAAGCAAGAACGAACAAGCGGAGCGGCTTCTTCACGAGGCAGCGGCACTTGCCAAGAAGAACGACTGGGCGGGCGCGCGAAAGCTCCTCAAACAGTCTTTCCAACTAGTTCCGGCCTCCGAGACTGCAGCGAATCTCGGTCAGGCAGCGTATCGGCTCGGGGACCATGCCGAGGCCGCTGAGTACTTCTCATTCGCGCTGCGGACGCTCTCACCCTCCATTCCGGCGGCAAAGCGCAAAGCGATCGAGAAGATGCGCGACGCCGCAAAGCAAGAGGTCGGTGAGGTGGCAGTGTCCGTGGAGCCAGACGGGGCCGAAGTCAGCGTGGATGGCAGGGTGGTCGGCAAGGCCCCGCTTCCGGCACCAATCTATCTTTCCCCCGGAGACCATCAGTTAACGGCCACGTCGCACGGGTATGGCGACGTTGGCCGCATCGTCACCGCCAAGAAGGGCGAGCGCACCGAGGTGGAGGTGAAGCTCTTGTGGCAGGGCACTTCCACCGCGGGCACAGGCGGCGCGCCGGCGGGCACGGGCGGCGCAGCGAGCGGAAGCGGCGGCGCGACGAGCGGGACCGGTGGGGATGCCGGCACGGGTGGCGGCACGGATGATGGCGAGCGCAGCATGGTGCCGGTCTACGTCGCAGGTGGCGTTGCGGTCGTTGGCGTCGCCGCCGCCATCGGATTCGAGCTCGGCAGGAACTCGAACGCCGACGACGCATCAAAGCTCGCGCAAGTATTGGGCCCCAATGGGTGTGGCGCAGGCACGTCGCACGCAGCCGAATGCAGTCAGCTCCACGACAGCAACGTTGCGGCGAATCGCGACTCGAACCTCCGCAACGTGTCAGTGGGCATCGCTGGAGCAGGCATAGTGTTCGGAATCGCCTATCTGGTTTGGCCAAGGACCTCGTCGGCTGAACCATCCGCAAAGCGGCAAACGCTGACGGCGACGCCCATCGTTTCACCGAAGAGCACCGGCGTGTGGCTTTCGGGCAGTTTCTGACGGCTCAGTCTGTGAGCTCGGCGGGAGGACCAGGATGAATTCTCGAGCTTCGTTCCTTGTGTTGATGATGGTCGCTTCGGGGTCTGTTTCGTGTGTTGGCGATCCAACTTGCGAAGACGACCTGAACTGCGGCGCCTACCCGGGCGACTCCGGCACCGGTGGAACATCGGGCAGCGGCGGGACCGCCGGCACTTCCGGAAGTGGTGGCCAGGGCGGGCAAGCCGGCGTGGGCGGCGCCGCCGGCAGCGACGGTGGCAGCTGCGATACGACCAAGTCACCCACCGAAGAGAGCTGCCTCGTCGATGATCAATACGCGGTGTTCGTAGACGGCACCGCGTCCACGTCGGGTGACGGCAGCAAGGCGACGCCGTTCAAGACCATCGCCGAGGGCGTTGCCGCAGCCGGCAGCAAGCTCGTGCTCGTCTGCGACACGACCTACCCCGAGCACCTCTCCATCACCTCCGGCGTGAAGCTCTACGGCGGCTTCAAGTGTAGCGATTGGTCCCCAGACGCAGGACAGCGCGCCGTGGTCGCACCGACCACCGCCGGCTACGCCCTCGAGATCGACAGCGTCACCACCACCGTCGCCATCGCCGGCTTGGAGCTCGATGCCATGGATGGCGCCGCGGATGGCGAAAGCAGCATCGCCGCCTTCGTGCACGGCTCGAGCGATGTGCAACTCGACGGCGTGAAGCTCGTGGCAGGGAAGGGCAAAGCCGGCAAGAACGGCGTGCTCGCACCGTACACGTTCCCGACTCAGGCTCAACTGGACGGCAATGACGCCAGCGGATTGAGCGGTGGGGGCCTCAGGAACTACGACTGCCCTGGAGGCATCACGACCATTGGAGGCGCGGGCGGCGACGCCCCGACACCTGAGAACGGCAATCCCGGGCTCCCCGCTCTCGGCGGAGGAGAAGCAGGTCAGGCCGGACAGTCGTGCACCGGAAATCCTACGGGTGCAGGTCACGACGGCGCCGACGCCACGCCCCCCTCTCCCGCCGCCGGCGCCTCCAGCTCCGGCACTCTGACCTCCTCGGGCTGGTCCCCAACCACCGGCGCAAACGGCTCGCCCGGCGGTCCCGGCCAGGGCGGCGGGGGCGGCGCGTCCACCGCCAGCGGCGGCGGGGGTGGTGGCGGCTGCGGCGGCTGCGGCGGCGCCGGTGGTCCGGGCGGCGGCGGTGGTGGCGCGAGCATCGCGTTGCTCGTCGTGGACTCCACCGTCAGCGTCGACGCCATGTCCGAGCTCATCTCCTCCGCCGCGGGCGCCGGTGGCAAGGGTGCCGCGGGGCAAGGCGCTCAACCAGAGTTTGGCGGTGGCGGTGTCAAGTTCAGCACCGCGTGCAACGGCGGCAACGGCGGCAAGGGCGCTGCTGGCGCCTCCGGCGGCGGCGGCGCGGGCGGCGTCAGCGTGCCCGTGGTGTGGAAGGGCACGACCGCGCCCGCGATCGACTCGGGTGCCACCGTCACGCCTGGCACCAAGGGCGGCAAGGGCATCGGCGGCACCGCCGGCACCAACGACGGTGTGGACGGCATCGCGCAGGCGACGCTCCAGATCACTTGAGCGCCTGCCGAATCCGCGCGACAGCTTCCGGCAGCTGATGCACGACCAGGTCTGCGTCCAGGTGCAAGACGCGCCAGCCGGCGCGCACAATGTCCCGGTCCCGGCGCGCATCCGGCAGGGCCCGCCCGGCGTGGTAGCCGCCATCAACTTCCACGGCCAGCCGCACCTTGGGAGCCGCAAAGTCCACAATGTAGCGACCGATGACAAACTGCCGACGGAAGCCAACGCCCAGCCGCGAGCCGCGCAACGCTTGCCACAACTTGAGCTCGCTAAACGTGAGATGCTTGCGCATGAAATGGGCACGCTCGACGGCGAGAGAGTGAGCGCGGGGGTTCGGGGTGTGACGCATGAAGACCTCCTGTCCCGGCTCGCTGCCGGGCTTCGCCCCCCTGGGCGCAGGCTCCATGACGCGCCCGATGGACGACCTGGGAGACTCGCGCCGCCAGCGCCGACCTCGGTCGTGCTAGCGCCGGGGCGCGGCGGGGAGCGTGCGCCTCTCGGCGGAGCCCGGCAGCGAGCTGGGACAGGATCACGGCGGCACACCCCGCCCCGCGCGAACGACCCGAGCGACGTGCACTTGGCGCACGCTGCCACTGTGCACGCGGTGTCCGCTCACCGGACGGAGCACCCTCGATCCTACGACCTATCTCGTCGCCCAAGTGCAGACGGAACCACTTCCCCGGTCACCCAAACCCCTCAGCCCGGAACCACGTCACCGGCGCGGCC includes these proteins:
- a CDS encoding serine/threonine protein kinase; its protein translation is MYSRVVDPFDGTPYRGIGVLGQGGMGEVWEVEHEGVGTTLVAKVLLAQFAGDPGAVDRVRVEAQALAKLDHPNIVKVSDFRRTQDGRPFFVMERLDGRTAREALRAEGAFPPREAVALIRSVLSALQAAHALGLVHRDIKLDNVFLHQPPRGDIVVKVLDFGVAKVLSDRGPAPPVLPTAEGAVVGTPRYLSPEQVRGKNVDHRADIYGTGVLLYTLLCGHGPFNDVKRLEDLYEAQLTRVPDPPSTRAPNSLPPGLDAIVLRALEKNPDARFQSAKDFDAALSAVEKRWKDPVGFLPTEKSPAESAARSTRTAEAPMAPPEDRVTLSYVASAIAAVTASLVGFWLIGAHTPLGIAGTLMLSVVAGGACAMVLARR
- a CDS encoding protein kinase; translated protein: MAGDDDIPFEVGDEIEGRYRVLRIIGSGSAGVVYEVEHLFTGGRAAVKALKELVSDRAERMRQEARTLADIHHPNVVPVTDGGVTAKGVVWFAMPLLEGRTLREEVWRKRALGVERSLRIAIDIGHGLTEVHARGIIHRDLKPENVFLVAKDDSVRVLDFGTSKFQRGNVKTTDRFRIMGTYAYMSPERLQADLVDHRADIFALGHVLYEMLSGMHALSEGPGPLDFPGLQELGLRQIYAQPPPLSERSPDTPAYVAQIVYRALAKDRKKRQESMASMTTDLERAMQRWQSEHPQRSPSAGHVLQPARGEPVVQRAAPAPSLDTEKVSPQELGVLPDAQPSTPASTGAQMRELEADLALGAAQFCSPSEKGSEVLRTLSVMLQDERADTERVANLQTLLVASATVQEATRKSLRMLLATPPDSEGLDTARVALGLREPPVKSEQRMVLLAQGAGACIEPEARLDAAANALTALGRAADDVRGFALGVLIAFSRATRHQQAAARGALIALLLGGPEDTELAHAELARLMIDVADQVPVEPSTTLPEAGARASASLGRSAASPVADAPTSATPNTMSTPRTPSRPAEPPHRRPSLFVALGIAAFCSSAVALVTLVARPASTLRQEEPAPEIRGSTNTPAPMPPPRATAETPSPMPSVAPPSSAPDPERSAPEGGAPSATSRPPAPSVAAVAPAPAAVATAARPGTASPRTTTAAPRQTSRPPATSAPTAGLPPASPINQ
- a CDS encoding PEGA domain-containing protein, with the protein product MKLSTNLLRATALATLLTAWPIAVVAQPEPASEESKNEQAERLLHEAAALAKKNDWAGARKLLKQSFQLVPASETAANLGQAAYRLGDHAEAAEYFSFALRTLSPSIPAAKRKAIEKMRDAAKQEVGEVAVSVEPDGAEVSVDGRVVGKAPLPAPIYLSPGDHQLTATSHGYGDVGRIVTAKKGERTEVEVKLLWQGTSTAGTGGAPAGTGGAASGSGGATSGTGGDAGTGGGTDDGERSMVPVYVAGGVAVVGVAAAIGFELGRNSNADDASKLAQVLGPNGCGAGTSHAAECSQLHDSNVAANRDSNLRNVSVGIAGAGIVFGIAYLVWPRTSSAEPSAKRQTLTATPIVSPKSTGVWLSGSF
- a CDS encoding DUF559 domain-containing protein, with protein sequence MEPAPRGAKPGSEPGQEVFMRHTPNPRAHSLAVERAHFMRKHLTFSELKLWQALRGSRLGVGFRRQFVIGRYIVDFAAPKVRLAVEVDGGYHAGRALPDARRDRDIVRAGWRVLHLDADLVVHQLPEAVARIRQALK